The genomic region TAGACTGATTGGTTTGCGCTTTGACCTGTTGAGCTGTAGGTTTTAAGTTTGAACCTATGCAACAACTTTTTTTTCCCTTTTTTGAACAGCCTTGGACTAAATAGCAATTGGGCCCAGCGTAGCGGGCTGGCACAATACTTGTTTAAAATTAATTAGAGAACTCCCAACGATTACGCCCTCCACTCCGCCCAGGGTCTAGTCCAGGAGGACACCAATGGCAGCAAGGTGTCCAGCCTCTAGTCTAGGCTTTAGTCCAGCTCTTAGTCCTTGTTTAAGTCCTTTTAAATCATAAGTCTGGACGAAAGACATGTATATACATGTGGTACTTTTTGCTTTCAAACttgtacatttaattaattaatggaAAGAATGAGTGtcattgttgggagtgtttagtcctgggttaGTCCTGCGAAGGAAGTGCTGAGGTGGCGCTAATGTGGCGGACCTGGACTAAAGTGTAGGAATTACTCCATTGGGAGCTCTCTTAGAGGACTCCCAACGTTGCCGTCCACCAACCCGCCCAGGCCACCGCCCTGATGGGCGCCGTTGGCAGTAAACCACCCAGGCTGCTGTCCAGCCGATCGTGTTCAACTTCGTGCTTTTTGGTCATTTTTGTGGACGCAAGATTTGAAGGGAAATAGACTCCAACTTTCAAATTTTTGGCCATTGGAGAttaatatatttttcttttcttttttaaactCTATAAATACACACATATTTCCTTCAATTTCATACACACACATCTCattcacatacatttcatactaaacatcaaatctATCTCAAATTATCAATCACTTTATATATTAATATGAATCCAAATAACCCAAATTCCGATCCGGATATAAATTTGATATTAACGATCTTGAATACCACAAATAATCGAGCGCTTGAAGATATCACAAGAGTTGATCATTTAGATGAGTTAAATGACGATGAAGAAGTTGAACCCATTCCAAGGGCAACGAGAAGATATTTATATAGAGATCGTGAAGGCTGTGCAAAAgatttatggaatgattatttttccgacaattgTACCTTTTTCGAAGATTATTTTCGTAGATGTTATCGAATGCACAAACCTTTGTTTCTTCGTATATGTCAAGGTATAATGAATTTTTCCAAACCCCGATTCCTGAGTATTTTACTTATTTTCATCAAAGACGTGATGCTTGTAGGCTACTTGGTTTTAATATTGTTAAAAAAGTAACATCAGCCATACGTCAACTAGCGTATGCTGCGATGGTCGATCTTTTTGACGAGTATTTGCATATAGGTGAACAAACACATATGATTGTTTAAATAAATTTTGCAAATGTATTTTTCACTTGTACGCAACAGAATATTTGAGAAAACCAACTGCACAAGATGTGCAACGTTTGACCACTAAACATGCTCAAATACATGGATTTCCGGAGATGTTAGGAAGCATCGATTGTATGCATTGGAGATGGAGAAATTGTCCTGCACGTTGGAAGGGTCATTATACACGAGGTGACCATGGTTACCCGTCAATTATGCTTGAAGCGGTAGCATCTTATGATGGATGGTTTTGGTACGCTTTCTTTGGTACTGCGGGATCAAATAATGATATCCATGTACTTAATCAATCTGATTTGTTTAACGACTTATTAGCCGGCGAGGCTCCACCGTACACGTTTACGCTGAATGGGTGTACGTTTGATAAGGGTTATTATTTGGCGGATGGAATTTACCCGGAATGGTCCACACTAGTTAAGTCATTCAGAAATCTGATTGATCTAAAACAATCAAAGTTCAAAAAGTATCAAGAATctgcaagaaaagatattgaacgagCATTTAGAATAGTACAAGGTCGATGGACGATTGTTCAGCATCCGGCAAGACCATATTATATCCGAAAAATTAGAAGGATTATGTTAACATGTgtgatattaaataatatgataaccGAGGACAACGGCCGTGCATTTTGTGGACTTGAAGAGAATTATCGTCCGATTCGACGTGCACAAGGAACATTCCAAGAAAGGGTTGACGCGCATATCCGGGCAGACGCGAAATTAAGAGATGGGGGCATTCATCGACTACTACGAGATATGCTAGTAGAAC from Rutidosis leptorrhynchoides isolate AG116_Rl617_1_P2 chromosome 9, CSIRO_AGI_Rlap_v1, whole genome shotgun sequence harbors:
- the LOC139869059 gene encoding uncharacterized protein codes for the protein MDLQQQQTTVAVVVEISGGSELRWSMMVDGLWRPVAHWGHGGDDVGLVLVVTLLGFNIVKKVTSAIRQLAYAAMVDLFDEYLHIEYLRKPTAQDVQRLTTKHAQIHGFPEMLGSIDCMHWRWRNCPARWKGHYTRGDHGYPSIMLEAVASYDGWFWYAFFGTAGSNNDIHVLNQSDLFNDLLAGEAPPYTFTLNGCTFDKGYYLADGIYPEWSTLVKSFRNLIDLKQSKFKKYQESARKDIERAFRIVQGRWTIVQHPARPYYIRKIRRIMLTCVILNNMITEDNGRAFCGLEENYRPIRRAQGTFQERVDAHIRADAKLRDGGIHRLLRDMLVEHVYNLPPNYRIRHDPIRNPNNQDEVGPSHVNDDEDEEE